A part of Aegilops tauschii subsp. strangulata cultivar AL8/78 chromosome 2, Aet v6.0, whole genome shotgun sequence genomic DNA contains:
- the LOC109738551 gene encoding uncharacterized protein, whose amino-acid sequence MATPTHASISIARAPPHPPLSYLSTSLLLRSTLRQGRSPPAMSPDDVSRKSPVPPPSPPPMDSWARGGRRSRRRGGSGSASSGGGVESEEEYLALSLLMLSRGVRGEVEDGGIGGVKGLGAAPTKAQGYGCSVCGKVYASYQALGGHKTSHRKPPTPPAASAGGDEASGGAPVEAKVHQCSLCHRTFPSGQALGGHKRLHYEGGAAADGTGKDKEAAKAKAAALLRDFDLNLPASGVAGDEAESPPPEAKRARLMLLAV is encoded by the coding sequence ATGGCAACCCCAACCCACGCATCCATCTCAATCGCTCGCGCACCCCCACACCCACCACTCTCCTACTTGTCCACCTCCCTCTTGCTCCGGTCAACCCTGCGTCAGGGCCGATCTCCGCCAGCCATGTCGCCCGACGACGTGTCCCGGAAGTCGCCCgtgccgccgccgtccccgccgccgatGGACTCGTGGGCTCGGGGAGGGCGTCGCTCCAGGCGCCGTGGCGGCAGCGGCAGCGCCAGCTCTGGCGGCGGCGTCGAGTCCGAGGAGGAGTACCTGGCGCTCTCCCTCCTCATGCTGTCCCGCGGCGTCCGCGGCGAGGTCGAGGACGGCGGCATCGGAGGCGTCAAGGGCTTGGGAGCGGCGCCGACCAAGGCGCAGGGGTACGGGTGCTCCGTGTGCGGCAAGGTCTACGCGTCCTACCAAGCGCTAGGCGGCCACAAGACGAGCCACCGGAAGCCGCCCACGCCGCCAGCGGCGTCGGCGGGCGGCGACGAGGCGTCCGGCGGCGCCCCCGTGGAGGCCAAGGTGCACCAGTGCTCGCTCTGCCACCGCACGTTCCCGTCCGGGCAGGCGCTGGGCGGGCACAAGCGCCTGCACTacgagggcggcgccgcggccgACGGGACCGGCAAGGACAAGGAGGCCGCCAAGGCGAAGGCGGCGGCGCTGCTGAGGGACTTCGACCTGAACCTGCCGGCGTCGGGGGTGGCCGGGGACGAGGCCGAGAGCCCGCCCCCGGAGGCGAAGAGGGCGAGGCTGATGCTACTAGCAGTCTGA